The Haloprofundus salinisoli region CGGCGACACCGGGATATCCTCGTGAGTGAGACCGTTCGGCAGGTCGTCGTAATCCTGCGGGACGTACCCTTCGTCGGGGAACTCGTCGACGCTTTCGGGCACGACGAAGTGCCAGAACGCCTCCCAGACGTCGGCCTCGTCGAACTGGAGAATCGGTTGAATACGGTCGTGCGGCGGGTAGATCTCCGGGTCGTGACGCGGCGAGAAGAACGTCTCGTCGGCGCGGGCCTCCTGTTCGTCCCAGCGAATGCCGGAGATGATGCCGTCGATGTCCTCGGATTCGAGGGTGTCGTTCAGCGCGACGGTCTTCAGCAGGTGGTTGCCGACGTACGTGTCGAGCAGGAACGGGAACGTGTCCTCTTCGTACTCGAGGATGTTCCGGACGTGGTGCTGGTTGTGTTCGGAGAGCTCCGAGACCGGAATGTCGTCGCCGGGGGTCAGCCCGTGTTCGTCGACGTAGTCGCCGACGTCGGTGTTGCGAGCGTACTTCACGTCGAGGTCCCACTCGTCGGCCCAGCGCTCGACGAAGTCGAACAGGTCGTCGAAATGCTGGTAGTGGTCGATGAACACCGCAGGCGGCTTTTCGAGGTCGTAGCGCTCGGCGACCTCGTTGACGAAGTACAGCGTCAGCGTCGAGTCCTTCCCCCCGGTCCACATCACGGCGGGGTTCTCGTACTCTTCGAGGCCGGTTTTCGTCACCTCGATGGCTTTCTCTATCTTGTGCTGGATGCTCGGATAGTCCTCAGCGGTCTCACCCTCACCGTCGGTGTACTCTACGTCGAGATAGTCTGGGAAGCCTTCGGGCATCTCGTAATGAGATATAATTACTGGAGTAAAGTGTCTTATGGCTCTTCGCAATCTGTGCGTTGGCATGCGTGCGAATCACACGCTCTATCCATCGAACGCGTCGAACGCACCGGACGTGTCGAAGGCCGCGTAACCGCTCGTTCGGATTCGGTCTGCCGGGAGAAACTGTCGCCGTTCAGTTGATGAACTTGTTGTCGCGCCAGTTGATGCCGTTTCCGTTCGAGCTGTTCTGCTGGGGGTTCTCGACGACTTCGACGCTCGCCGGGCGAACGTCGCCTTCGACGATGCGGGTCGCGCGCAGGTCGCCTTCCTCCTCCGTGATTGCGGTGAGCGTTCCTTTCTCGGCGAGCTTCGCGATCTCGCACAACACCTGAAACATCGGGAACTGCAGCGCCGTGTTCTGCAGTACCGTCTCTCGGTCGCCCTTGAAGCAGGCGAACTCGACGAGTTCGGAGGGAATCTCCTCCTCCTCGTCCTGGGCCCACTGCGGGCCGCCGGCGCGCGGTGGTTCCTCTTCGTACACGCGCGTCTCCGTGACGCTCGCCTTGAGCTGTGCCGTCGGCGTGTACTTACTCAGGCTCTCGTCGTCGGAGATGGCTTTGATGATGAGGGTGTTGTTTCGTCGTGTGATGTCGATGTCGGCGACCTCCGCCGGCAGGTCGGGATTCTCGTCGAAGTAATCCTCGACATCTTCGAGTGGCAGTTCGAGCGTCGAATGGAGTCGATATACGCGGCCTGACATTTTCTTGTGCTTCTGATGGGGGTGGGTCGGTACTGCGCGATACTGCGCAAATGCCGGTACGCGTGTCCACTAGGGGCGGTGGACATATAGTGGCTACCCTTCAATTCTCGGGAGAAAACACACGAAGAAATTACGACGAGTCGAGTGTCGCTTCGAGTTCGCCGCGTTCGTCGAGTTCGGCGAGGATGTCGCTTCCGCCCACGAACTCACCGTTCACGTACGTCTGCGGAAT contains the following coding sequences:
- a CDS encoding phosphoadenosine phosphosulfate reductase family protein, giving the protein MPEGFPDYLDVEYTDGEGETAEDYPSIQHKIEKAIEVTKTGLEEYENPAVMWTGGKDSTLTLYFVNEVAERYDLEKPPAVFIDHYQHFDDLFDFVERWADEWDLDVKYARNTDVGDYVDEHGLTPGDDIPVSELSEHNQHHVRNILEYEEDTFPFLLDTYVGNHLLKTVALNDTLESEDIDGIISGIRWDEQEARADETFFSPRHDPEIYPPHDRIQPILQFDEADVWEAFWHFVVPESVDEFPDEGYVPQDYDDLPNGLTHEDIPVSPKYFEGFRSLGSEVSTDKTESTPAWLQDLDNTTERAGRAQDKEDLMERLRDLGYM
- a CDS encoding DUF7110 family protein — translated: MSGRVYRLHSTLELPLEDVEDYFDENPDLPAEVADIDITRRNNTLIIKAISDDESLSKYTPTAQLKASVTETRVYEEEPPRAGGPQWAQDEEEEIPSELVEFACFKGDRETVLQNTALQFPMFQVLCEIAKLAEKGTLTAITEEEGDLRATRIVEGDVRPASVEVVENPQQNSSNGNGINWRDNKFIN